In one Niallia taxi genomic region, the following are encoded:
- a CDS encoding ABC transporter ATP-binding protein → MEKVIELIHVSKQFQQHKAVNDISFTVNKGETVAILGANGAGKTTTILLMLGLLQPTNGTVRLFQSDPVKLEVRRKIGSMLQETSVMDSLKVNEVINLVQSYYPNPLSVQQLLSITGFSNQDWHKRTEKLSGGQKRRLHFALALAGNPDLIFLDEPTVGMDITARDAFWKTVKELQAQGKTIIFTTHYLQEADDIAERIIMISDGKVVGDGTPEELKAEWTKKTISFKEAAEYSLDVYHSLPFVEEVVKENGRITLVTNDSDKTIYDLIERKFMIQEIEIQQGKLEDAFSKLLHEKKEGI, encoded by the coding sequence TTGGAAAAGGTAATTGAGCTTATTCATGTATCGAAGCAATTTCAACAGCATAAAGCGGTGAATGATATTTCCTTTACCGTTAATAAAGGGGAGACAGTTGCTATTCTTGGCGCGAATGGAGCAGGAAAAACGACGACAATTCTTTTGATGCTGGGTTTATTACAGCCTACAAATGGCACTGTCAGACTGTTTCAATCAGATCCGGTGAAATTGGAAGTAAGGCGAAAAATTGGATCGATGCTTCAGGAAACGAGTGTAATGGACAGTTTAAAGGTCAACGAGGTTATCAACTTAGTGCAAAGCTATTATCCAAACCCTCTGTCTGTACAACAGTTGCTGTCTATCACTGGTTTTTCTAACCAGGATTGGCATAAGCGAACGGAAAAGCTATCTGGTGGTCAGAAGCGTAGGCTACATTTCGCGCTTGCCCTTGCAGGAAATCCGGATTTGATTTTTTTAGATGAGCCGACAGTCGGTATGGATATAACTGCAAGGGATGCGTTCTGGAAAACGGTAAAGGAGTTACAGGCACAGGGAAAGACCATTATATTTACGACTCATTATTTACAGGAAGCAGATGACATCGCCGAACGGATAATTATGATAAGTGACGGTAAGGTAGTGGGAGATGGAACTCCTGAAGAATTGAAAGCAGAATGGACCAAAAAAACAATTTCCTTTAAAGAAGCCGCTGAATATTCGCTGGATGTGTACCACTCCCTCCCATTTGTTGAAGAAGTCGTAAAAGAGAATGGGAGGATTACTCTTGTTACGAACGATTCAGATAAGACAATCTACGACCTTATTGAAAGGAAGTTCATGATACAGGAGATAGAAATACAGCAAGGGAAGCTGGAGGATGCCTTTTCCAAGCTGCTGCATGAAAAAAAGGAGGGAATTTAG
- a CDS encoding ABC transporter ATP-binding protein: protein MMVIKAEKVTKAYNGVKVVNGIDLTINKGEIFGFLGRNGAGKSTFINILTGIIQPSSGSFTLLGGDVKQIDVKRRIGVMPDYSTFYGSSTALHHLRFFSSLSGNPASKEACIEALDAVGLAEHANKKVGKFSFGMKKKLGVAQAIIHDPELLFLDEPTSGMDAESAIQIQQLIKSLHNMGKTIFLTSHNLDEVEKLCTRIAIMKEGRIVKIGTMDELRAYYRTTIIVKIKHGPIPLSEEQKLYDWLQGKGKDIQLGEKTLEITVDEERKIAEITRAFTACKTDIYRVEVEEPTLEEIFLE from the coding sequence ATGATGGTTATTAAAGCAGAAAAGGTAACAAAAGCATATAACGGAGTAAAAGTTGTGAATGGCATTGATTTGACGATTAATAAAGGAGAGATATTTGGATTTCTTGGCAGAAATGGTGCTGGAAAATCAACCTTCATTAACATTCTGACAGGTATCATACAGCCGTCATCAGGTTCTTTTACATTGTTAGGTGGAGATGTGAAACAAATAGATGTTAAAAGAAGAATTGGGGTAATGCCCGATTATTCCACCTTTTATGGCTCCTCCACTGCTCTTCATCATCTGCGGTTTTTCTCTTCGCTGTCTGGTAATCCCGCATCAAAGGAGGCATGTATAGAAGCATTGGATGCGGTCGGTTTGGCCGAACATGCCAATAAAAAGGTAGGTAAGTTTTCCTTTGGAATGAAAAAAAAGCTTGGAGTAGCACAGGCAATCATTCATGACCCTGAACTTCTGTTTTTAGACGAACCTACGTCTGGAATGGACGCTGAATCAGCTATTCAAATCCAGCAGTTGATTAAAAGTCTTCATAATATGGGGAAGACAATCTTTTTGACCTCGCATAATTTGGATGAAGTGGAGAAGCTATGCACAAGAATAGCCATTATGAAAGAAGGAAGGATAGTCAAGATTGGGACAATGGACGAACTTCGTGCTTATTATCGCACTACTATCATTGTCAAAATTAAACATGGTCCAATCCCATTATCAGAAGAACAAAAGCTTTATGATTGGCTTCAAGGGAAAGGGAAAGATATTCAGCTTGGAGAAAAAACACTTGAGATTACTGTGGATGAAGAGAGGAAAATTGCTGAAATCACAAGAGCCTTCACTGCCTGCAAAACAGATATTTATCGTGTAGAAGTAGAGGAACCGACGTTGGAGGAGATATTTTTAGAATAG
- a CDS encoding ABC transporter permease: MFEIGKREFLQLCKGVKSVLIILLFLVTSYYSAKFAEPLAEVTEMTAKEAAQAHVAGLMFLILIFGQLFVTSLSHDSINREIHERTMRFLVTKTTRLSILLGKFLGIWMFWFVSLFLSYLIISIITKKVSILMFSQTMSLLTFQVAFVLLLSVLIRSPGITMFVGIISSLIFPIIGGWLMLTSNPAISWLKYITPYYYMEKEDYKFLIIFVFAAVLIYLADLVFKRKEC, encoded by the coding sequence ATGTTTGAAATAGGAAAAAGAGAGTTTTTACAGTTATGTAAAGGAGTTAAGTCAGTCCTGATTATTTTGTTGTTTTTAGTGACTTCCTATTATTCTGCTAAGTTTGCAGAACCATTAGCTGAAGTAACAGAGATGACAGCAAAGGAAGCGGCCCAAGCTCATGTAGCAGGGTTGATGTTTTTAATATTAATTTTCGGTCAGCTTTTTGTAACAAGCTTGTCCCATGACAGCATTAATAGGGAAATACATGAACGAACAATGCGTTTTTTAGTTACGAAGACAACAAGGCTGTCTATTTTATTAGGGAAATTTTTGGGGATATGGATGTTTTGGTTTGTTAGTCTGTTTTTATCCTACCTTATTATCAGTATCATAACAAAGAAGGTAAGCATATTAATGTTCAGCCAGACAATGAGCCTGCTCACATTCCAGGTGGCCTTTGTACTCTTGTTGTCTGTTTTGATTAGAAGCCCTGGCATTACAATGTTTGTTGGAATAATAAGCAGTCTAATCTTTCCGATTATCGGAGGATGGTTAATGCTTACTTCCAATCCGGCAATTAGCTGGTTAAAGTATATAACGCCATATTATTACATGGAAAAGGAAGACTATAAATTTTTAATTATTTTTGTATTTGCAGCTGTCCTTATTTATCTTGCTGATCTTGTATTTAAAAGGAAGGAATGCTGA
- a CDS encoding sensor histidine kinase, translated as MNMPKRFYLQYFIQLLLVSFFLAIIFLTFWIFVGYSLTNFEVSSDLKTADASSIEASISIDNGKVKIDSDIKNLTRKQDGWLAVLSKDGKLLKTYNTPAKFTFTKDDYGALFSNNEPVSYDYKVWTIREDTKNPLIIIFGTETSSKAILSTVKEDVNWEKGLLNLSETEKETIKRSQGWIQLVGKNGTSQDGYLADKQKSNYSLKDLLELTQKENSDSAAYYHEETGQVLLVSTEKTNHEQIANELLKTVGSTAFIIFVVILLLLLAITVWYGYKFGAPIVTIIKWIGDLGNGLYEQGSYNRSILHNKKGKLKKKYRIYKELIITLTELTETLEKNKQTRKKATKVRDEWISGLSHDLKTPLATIGGYAEMLRSDQYSWSEEEIRTFSGTIAEKSQYMKELLEDLTLTYQLRSNAFPIAKEKVEINEQIRRIIIHYINSPTGTQNEFVFQPFDGEINAAVDPKWFRRIMENLIENAIKYNAPATTITVATGLIDQYLLTITIEDNGVGMDTETLNRLFERYYRGTNTSSSNNGTGLGMAITKKLIELHGGSINVKSELKKGTCIRILLPLLGD; from the coding sequence ATGAATATGCCAAAACGATTTTATTTGCAGTATTTTATTCAGCTTCTTCTTGTGTCCTTTTTTTTAGCTATTATTTTTCTTACCTTTTGGATATTTGTCGGCTACTCTTTAACAAATTTCGAAGTATCCAGTGACTTAAAAACAGCAGATGCTTCTTCAATAGAAGCATCCATTTCTATAGACAATGGGAAAGTAAAGATTGATTCTGATATTAAAAATCTGACAAGGAAACAAGACGGATGGCTTGCTGTACTTTCTAAGGATGGCAAGCTTTTGAAGACATACAACACACCAGCTAAATTCACGTTTACAAAAGATGATTATGGCGCACTTTTTTCTAATAATGAGCCAGTGTCGTATGATTATAAAGTTTGGACAATAAGGGAAGATACGAAGAATCCACTAATTATTATTTTCGGAACGGAGACTAGCAGCAAGGCAATATTATCTACTGTTAAAGAAGATGTGAATTGGGAAAAAGGATTGTTAAATCTTTCCGAGACTGAAAAGGAAACAATAAAAAGAAGCCAAGGCTGGATACAGCTTGTCGGAAAAAATGGTACAAGTCAGGACGGTTATTTGGCAGATAAACAAAAATCGAACTATTCACTTAAAGACCTGCTTGAGCTTACTCAGAAGGAAAACAGTGATTCCGCTGCCTATTACCATGAAGAGACAGGCCAGGTTCTTCTTGTTAGCACTGAAAAAACAAATCATGAGCAAATCGCAAATGAGTTATTAAAAACCGTTGGAAGCACTGCCTTCATCATTTTTGTCGTTATCCTCCTTCTATTACTAGCAATAACTGTTTGGTATGGTTATAAATTCGGTGCTCCAATTGTGACAATCATTAAATGGATTGGTGATTTAGGGAATGGACTTTATGAGCAGGGTTCTTATAACCGCTCCATCCTGCACAACAAAAAAGGCAAGCTAAAAAAGAAATATAGGATTTACAAGGAATTGATTATAACGCTAACCGAACTGACGGAAACTTTAGAAAAAAATAAACAGACAAGAAAAAAAGCAACTAAAGTAAGAGATGAATGGATCAGCGGACTATCACATGACTTGAAAACACCGCTTGCAACAATCGGGGGCTATGCAGAAATGCTTCGGTCTGACCAATATTCGTGGTCTGAGGAGGAAATCAGGACATTCTCCGGAACAATTGCAGAAAAGTCTCAGTACATGAAGGAGCTTTTAGAAGACTTAACATTAACCTACCAGCTCAGGAGCAATGCATTCCCTATTGCCAAAGAAAAAGTGGAAATAAATGAGCAGATTAGACGTATTATCATTCACTATATTAATAGTCCAACAGGAACTCAAAACGAATTTGTGTTCCAGCCATTTGATGGTGAGATTAACGCAGCAGTTGACCCTAAATGGTTCCGGCGTATTATGGAAAATCTGATTGAAAATGCAATCAAATATAATGCTCCTGCAACGACTATTACGGTAGCAACCGGACTAATTGACCAGTATCTTTTGACAATTACGATTGAGGATAACGGTGTTGGCATGGATACAGAAACATTGAATAGACTATTTGAGCGCTATTACAGAGGAACAAATACAAGCAGCTCCAATAATGGAACTGGTCTTGGCATGGCAATTACGAAAAAGCTGATTGAGCTCCACGGAGGTTCCATCAATGTGAAAAGCGAACTAAAAAAAGGCACATGCATTCGAATTTTATTGCCATTGCTCGGAGATTAA
- a CDS encoding response regulator transcription factor, whose product MENKRLLIVDDEQAIHQMLTVILKKEGFQRIDTAETAEEALRLCMANSYDLIFLDVMLPDRSGFDICPLIRERTNAPIFFLTARSTDLDKLSGFALGADDYITKPFNPLEAVARVKAHLRRHIGTTVKETGSFHYGDLVVNSYSGEVCVRGVKINLPAQVYQLLLFFCKHPNQLFSKAQLYENVWGEDFLGEDNTIMVHIRKLREKIEAVPSKPQYIVTVRGLGYKLATEGHR is encoded by the coding sequence ATGGAAAATAAAAGGCTATTAATTGTGGATGACGAGCAGGCGATTCACCAAATGCTGACGGTCATCTTGAAAAAAGAAGGATTTCAGCGGATTGATACTGCAGAAACTGCAGAGGAAGCACTGCGCCTTTGTATGGCAAACAGCTATGATTTGATATTTCTTGATGTAATGCTTCCAGATCGAAGTGGATTTGATATCTGTCCCCTCATAAGAGAAAGAACAAATGCCCCTATCTTCTTCTTAACAGCAAGGTCAACAGATCTTGATAAGCTGTCCGGCTTCGCATTAGGTGCAGATGACTATATTACAAAACCATTTAATCCCCTTGAAGCAGTTGCAAGAGTCAAAGCCCACTTAAGGAGACATATAGGCACAACTGTTAAAGAAACTGGCAGCTTTCATTATGGTGACTTGGTGGTTAACAGTTATTCTGGTGAAGTGTGTGTAAGAGGGGTGAAGATTAACTTGCCTGCACAGGTTTATCAGCTATTGCTGTTTTTCTGCAAGCATCCAAATCAGCTTTTTAGCAAGGCGCAGCTTTATGAAAATGTATGGGGAGAAGACTTTCTCGGTGAAGACAATACAATTATGGTTCACATTCGCAAACTAAGGGAAAAAATTGAGGCAGTTCCAAGCAAACCTCAATATATCGTGACAGTGAGAGGGCTCGGCTATAAATTAGCAACAGAAGGTCACCGTTAA